A portion of the Anoxybacillus gonensis genome contains these proteins:
- a CDS encoding tail fiber protein yields the protein MSAFGGLIMTNRGRILQTKAQTGVQLTFTRIALGDGSLSGQSILELNQLINEKKSVSITKLKTQPDGKAVVGAVLSNQDITTGFYWREIGVFAQDPDIGEILYCYGNAGSAAEYIPAGGGSDIIEKNIDIITIVGNASNVSATINQSLVFETPEGAQEKVDAHANDTTKHITEAERIAWNSKADQNHTHAFSDITGKPTTLAGYGITDAVSSSDVVSTPTANKILKLDANAKLPASITGNADGNAATASKLQTARTISLSGDATGSTSFDGSANAAISVTLANSGVTSGTYTKVTVDSKGRVTAGQSLSASDIPNLDWSKITSGKPTTLAGYGITDAIPASQKGAANGVASLDSGAKVPTSQLPSASTSAAGIVQLNNTTNSTSTTQAATANAVKQAYDKATQAETNAKSYTDQQLAAHLADNVKHITAEERAVWNSAEANAKAYTDSAPEAMQRNLERFSKYKSGKDSNGIYTTVEYKRADGTLFARSVLSGGTSPQYTTRTITYYDTDGTTVIDTVTYNLIYDTDGNLKDEVLA from the coding sequence ATGAGCGCATTTGGCGGATTAATAATGACAAATAGAGGTAGGATATTACAAACCAAAGCGCAAACAGGAGTGCAGTTAACGTTTACACGAATTGCATTAGGAGATGGTAGCCTTAGCGGTCAGTCGATCCTAGAATTAAATCAACTCATAAATGAGAAAAAGTCCGTATCTATTACAAAATTAAAAACACAACCGGATGGAAAGGCAGTAGTTGGTGCTGTTTTATCAAATCAGGACATAACAACTGGCTTTTATTGGCGAGAAATTGGAGTTTTTGCTCAAGATCCTGATATAGGTGAGATTCTATACTGCTACGGTAATGCTGGATCCGCCGCGGAGTATATCCCTGCTGGCGGTGGTTCAGACATCATCGAGAAAAACATAGATATTATCACTATTGTAGGTAACGCATCAAATGTCTCAGCTACTATCAATCAGAGTCTTGTCTTTGAAACGCCGGAAGGAGCTCAAGAGAAAGTAGACGCACATGCTAATGACACTACAAAACACATTACAGAGGCAGAGCGTATCGCTTGGAATAGTAAAGCGGATCAAAACCACACCCATGCTTTTTCTGATATCACTGGTAAACCTACTACATTAGCGGGATACGGTATTACGGATGCAGTTTCATCCTCTGATGTAGTATCTACACCTACTGCAAACAAGATATTAAAACTCGATGCTAATGCAAAACTCCCTGCTTCTATCACTGGCAACGCCGATGGAAACGCCGCAACAGCATCGAAATTGCAAACAGCTAGAACAATTTCACTATCAGGTGACGCAACAGGCTCGACGTCTTTTGACGGTTCAGCAAATGCAGCTATTTCAGTAACATTAGCGAATAGTGGAGTAACTTCGGGAACTTATACTAAGGTTACAGTTGATTCAAAGGGCCGAGTGACAGCTGGACAATCATTGTCTGCTTCTGATATTCCAAACTTAGATTGGTCAAAAATTACAAGCGGAAAACCAACGACATTGGCGGGTTATGGAATTACAGATGCGATACCAGCAAGCCAAAAAGGCGCGGCAAACGGGGTAGCGTCATTAGACAGCGGTGCAAAAGTACCTACTTCACAACTTCCTAGTGCAAGCACAAGCGCGGCTGGAATAGTTCAATTGAACAATACCACAAATAGTACGAGCACGACACAAGCCGCAACGGCGAACGCGGTAAAACAAGCATATGACAAAGCTACACAGGCGGAGACAAATGCCAAATCATACACAGACCAACAGCTTGCTGCACATTTGGCTGATAATGTGAAGCACATAACGGCAGAAGAAAGAGCGGTTTGGAATAGCGCAGAAGCAAACGCAAAAGCCTACACCGATTCCGCGCCGGAAGCGATGCAACGAAATTTAGAGAGATTTAGCAAATACAAGAGCGGAAAAGACAGCAACGGGATTTATACAACAGTTGAATATAAGCGAGCTGACGGTACGCTATTTGCGAGGTCTGTATTAAGTGGCGGAACAAGCCCTCAATATACAACACGTACCATCACTTATTACGATACAGATGGGACAACAGTTATTGATACTGTAACATACAACCTAATTTATGATACTGATGGAAATTTGAAAGATGAGGTGTTGGCATGA
- a CDS encoding phage major tail tube protein, whose amino-acid sequence MTVNVVPEKLNDFRVYVDGSSDLKGIADLTLPSFEQMTESINGAGIAGEYESPNIGHFQSMKLILNWRVLNNDLSTFLAPIARKIDCRGANQEYDAATGKYSFPSVRVLVQGVPTKVEPGKMEKGSPYEASTEIEVTYIKIEIDSKTVVELDKLNYKYVVNGVDYLEEVRKALGL is encoded by the coding sequence ATGACGGTTAATGTTGTCCCTGAGAAATTAAATGATTTTCGGGTGTATGTAGATGGTTCAAGTGATTTAAAAGGGATTGCTGATTTAACGCTTCCTTCTTTTGAACAGATGACAGAAAGTATAAATGGTGCAGGTATAGCGGGGGAATATGAATCTCCTAATATTGGACATTTCCAAAGTATGAAATTGATATTAAATTGGCGTGTTCTTAATAACGATCTATCTACCTTTCTTGCGCCAATTGCACGAAAAATTGATTGTCGAGGAGCTAATCAAGAGTATGATGCGGCTACCGGAAAATACTCTTTTCCATCTGTCCGAGTTTTAGTTCAAGGGGTTCCGACAAAAGTGGAGCCTGGAAAAATGGAAAAAGGAAGTCCATATGAGGCTTCAACAGAAATCGAGGTTACCTATATCAAAATCGAAATCGATAGCAAAACGGTAGTGGAATTAGACAAGCTCAACTATAAATACGTGGTGAACGGTGTTGATTATTTAGAAGAAGTCAGAAAAGCTTTAGGATTATAA
- a CDS encoding phage tail assembly protein produces the protein MPNVKLSKPITIDGQLIESIDLNFDNLTGKDILAIDKELRARNSQFSVYDIESQVLVVSKVSGIIPDDLEKLHAPDFLDITSRVTLFLLNLDSKEQAESEK, from the coding sequence GTGCCTAATGTTAAATTAAGCAAACCTATTACAATTGATGGTCAATTAATCGAATCCATAGACTTGAATTTTGACAATCTAACAGGGAAAGATATTTTAGCCATTGACAAAGAGTTACGTGCTAGAAATAGTCAATTTAGTGTATATGACATTGAATCACAAGTACTTGTAGTTTCAAAGGTATCCGGTATCATCCCGGATGATTTAGAAAAACTACACGCACCAGATTTTTTAGATATCACTAGCAGGGTAACACTTTTTTTACTCAATTTGGACTCCAAGGAGCAAGCGGAATCAGAAAAGTAG
- a CDS encoding phage baseplate assembly protein V, translated as MYEKTGIVTSIYPDRCTARVKFEDSDDLISAELQIVVRGSLKNKDYWMPKVGEHVFCIFTKQKKGYILGSLYSEETPPPVTDESKRYMEFEDGTTIEYDTHTHTLSIQCTGTINIEATGNVNVKGDVIADGISLKNHTHMGVHGETSPPIGGG; from the coding sequence ATGTATGAGAAAACAGGAATTGTCACATCGATTTATCCCGATAGATGTACTGCAAGGGTCAAATTCGAGGATTCAGACGATCTAATTTCTGCTGAACTGCAGATAGTCGTCAGGGGTTCACTAAAAAACAAAGACTATTGGATGCCCAAAGTCGGCGAGCATGTCTTTTGCATTTTCACCAAACAGAAAAAAGGCTATATTTTGGGGTCTCTATACTCTGAAGAAACTCCTCCACCTGTTACGGATGAAAGTAAACGTTATATGGAATTTGAGGATGGCACTACTATCGAATACGATACACACACACACACTTTATCCATCCAATGCACAGGTACCATCAATATAGAAGCGACTGGAAATGTTAATGTTAAAGGTGATGTCATTGCCGATGGAATTTCATTAAAAAATCATACACATATGGGTGTACATGGTGAAACCTCTCCGCCAATTGGAGGTGGTTAA
- a CDS encoding GPW/gp25 family protein yields the protein MQYEVTTLNEIDFGATGVKEVLQNVAFILSTVAYSCPMDRSFGWIPDLDSPINLAKATNAARIIQAIQENEPRAIVEEVRFEVDGLNGKLNPIVRVRIDESI from the coding sequence GTGCAATATGAGGTGACTACACTTAATGAGATTGATTTCGGAGCAACCGGTGTTAAAGAAGTATTGCAAAATGTGGCTTTCATCCTTTCTACTGTAGCCTATAGTTGCCCAATGGATCGTAGTTTCGGATGGATTCCTGATTTAGATTCTCCTATTAATTTAGCAAAAGCTACAAATGCGGCTAGAATCATTCAAGCAATCCAGGAGAATGAACCAAGAGCCATTGTAGAAGAAGTAAGATTTGAAGTTGATGGTTTAAACGGGAAGTTAAACCCAATCGTAAGGGTGAGAATAGATGAATCGATTTAA
- a CDS encoding phage late control D family protein, which translates to MIDSRRTFLDVTYNKQNITAELAEHLIDWTYTDNLSGEIDDLQIVLEDVEHKWLSDWFPTKGSLLEAVIYKKYWKEQTVKTKIGKFEVDEIDASGDPSQVTIKALSVPESSSIRGEEKSRAWENTTLKVVAGDIAKQNNLKLYYQASENPKKERYEQESETDLMFLYRLCKDEGLCLKLSNHAIVILDEADYEQKPPVATINRVSKEDDEIQVKKWSARTTLSGTYKACRVQYHDSIKKKTIKATFTPPKALKVGRTLVVKEEVKSVAEAQRLAKKKLREANKEATTVNLTVTSEKHLDAGMTVDLKGFGKFDGKYIITQVVHSSSTVELALRRCLEGY; encoded by the coding sequence ATGATCGACAGCAGACGCACCTTTTTAGATGTTACTTATAACAAACAGAACATTACTGCTGAATTGGCGGAGCACTTAATAGACTGGACGTATACTGATAACTTAAGCGGAGAGATTGACGACCTTCAGATCGTCCTAGAAGACGTGGAACATAAGTGGCTTAGCGACTGGTTTCCCACAAAAGGCTCTCTTTTAGAAGCGGTTATTTATAAGAAATATTGGAAAGAGCAAACGGTAAAAACGAAGATTGGCAAATTTGAAGTCGATGAGATTGATGCTAGCGGCGATCCCTCACAGGTAACAATCAAAGCTTTATCGGTTCCAGAGTCATCGTCAATACGTGGTGAAGAAAAATCTAGAGCGTGGGAAAATACAACTCTTAAGGTTGTCGCTGGTGATATTGCAAAACAGAACAATCTAAAGCTTTATTATCAAGCGAGTGAAAATCCCAAAAAAGAACGGTATGAGCAGGAAAGTGAAACCGATTTGATGTTTTTATATCGCTTGTGCAAAGATGAAGGCCTTTGCTTAAAGCTTTCGAATCATGCGATTGTTATTTTGGATGAAGCTGATTATGAGCAAAAGCCCCCGGTCGCAACAATCAATAGGGTAAGCAAAGAGGATGACGAGATTCAAGTTAAGAAATGGTCAGCACGAACCACACTAAGTGGCACTTATAAAGCGTGCCGTGTGCAGTATCATGACTCTATTAAAAAGAAAACCATTAAAGCTACTTTCACGCCGCCGAAAGCTCTAAAGGTTGGAAGGACGTTGGTCGTTAAAGAAGAAGTGAAATCTGTTGCGGAAGCACAGCGTTTGGCAAAGAAAAAATTGAGAGAAGCAAATAAAGAAGCAACTACGGTAAATTTAACCGTTACGTCTGAAAAACATTTGGACGCAGGAATGACGGTAGATTTGAAGGGCTTCGGCAAATTCGATGGGAAATATATTATTACACAAGTCGTTCATTCTTCGTCTACCGTTGAATTAGCATTGCGAAGATGCTTGGAGGGCTATTGA
- a CDS encoding tail protein X, with protein MAKTYVTVQGDTWDKIAYETLGSEYLLPLLLDANKQYRHIIIFPGGITLNIPEVDTSIVTERPEWLGEDEDL; from the coding sequence ATGGCTAAAACTTATGTTACTGTTCAAGGTGATACCTGGGATAAAATCGCATATGAAACATTAGGGAGCGAGTATTTGCTCCCTCTTTTATTGGATGCGAATAAACAATATAGACATATCATTATCTTTCCAGGGGGAATAACATTAAATATCCCAGAAGTCGATACCTCGATTGTCACAGAAAGGCCCGAATGGTTAGGCGAGGATGAGGACTTATGA
- a CDS encoding phage tail protein — MLAKIGSFGDIVFEVSEKKTQTFTDFKRSGSAKWNDHEIIGHKPKSEFIGPGLEEISFTILLKAELGINPSEQLEKLRNMRDSGKVAPFILGGKPISQNYWSIQQLNESNKTVDNKGNILVVEVEVNLKEYVVKKKKATKKTVTSAEKKVTSNTKKTLGKITITVKSVHIRSGPSTSAKVIGYAYKGDTLTVYSENNGWYSLGQGKYITANPKYSTLKKG, encoded by the coding sequence ATGTTGGCGAAAATCGGTAGCTTTGGAGATATCGTTTTTGAAGTTTCAGAGAAAAAAACACAGACATTCACAGACTTTAAACGCAGCGGTTCTGCTAAATGGAATGACCATGAAATAATTGGCCACAAACCAAAATCTGAATTTATTGGTCCTGGGCTTGAAGAAATTAGTTTTACCATTCTCCTAAAAGCCGAACTCGGAATCAATCCTTCTGAACAATTAGAGAAGTTAAGAAACATGAGGGATTCTGGCAAGGTTGCTCCTTTTATTCTTGGTGGAAAGCCAATTTCTCAAAATTATTGGTCAATCCAGCAGTTGAACGAGTCAAATAAAACAGTAGATAACAAAGGTAATATTCTTGTAGTCGAAGTTGAAGTTAATTTAAAGGAGTACGTCGTAAAGAAAAAAAAGGCTACAAAGAAAACAGTTACGTCTGCTGAAAAAAAGGTTACTTCAAACACCAAAAAAACATTAGGGAAAATCACCATCACTGTTAAATCTGTTCATATAAGAAGCGGTCCTTCCACATCAGCTAAAGTAATCGGCTATGCATATAAAGGAGATACTTTAACGGTTTACTCCGAAAATAATGGCTGGTATTCATTAGGGCAAGGAAAATATATAACTGCCAACCCGAAATATTCTACGCTTAAGAAAGGGTGA
- a CDS encoding phage tail sheath family protein → MTYKHGVHVSEVPTSVVPPVQTTAGLPVVVGTAPIHLASSREYVNKPFLAYSYSEAVKNLGYSSNWKNYSLCEFMKSHFRLFNVSPVVFINVLDPERHKKDVTNVEINSDATKVFKVEQDGVLLDTLKVYLTAGGEELKQNVDYTAAFDSNGNVVISPISGGQISPSQTSLFVSYTHLDPSMVTSTDIIGGVDAVTGKVTGLELINRVFPMFRLVPGLILAPGWSSDPVVAAVMKAKTYNINGLFKAMALTDLDCKENGADLYSEAPSWKDNNNYNDPNTLVFWPKVRLGEEVYHLSTQAAGVICKTDAENDDIPYVSPSNKNLQTNGILVDDGEEVILGPEQAAYLNGQGIVTALNFIGGWKLWGNRTSAYPSVTDVKDSFIPVRRMFNWITNTVILTYWKNVDNPTNRRLIDAVVDGLNIWLNGLTTRGALLGGRVAFHQEENPTTDLLNGIVRFHIYIAAPTPAEDIDFVVEFDVNYLNTLFE, encoded by the coding sequence ATGACTTATAAACATGGTGTTCATGTCTCCGAAGTTCCAACTTCCGTTGTTCCTCCTGTGCAGACTACGGCAGGTTTACCAGTCGTCGTAGGAACAGCACCTATCCATTTAGCAAGTTCAAGGGAGTATGTGAACAAGCCGTTTTTAGCTTACTCTTACTCAGAAGCGGTAAAGAACTTGGGCTACTCTTCGAATTGGAAGAACTATTCATTATGCGAGTTTATGAAGTCGCATTTCCGGCTTTTTAACGTTTCTCCTGTTGTTTTTATTAATGTATTGGATCCAGAAAGACATAAAAAGGACGTTACAAATGTTGAAATCAACAGTGACGCTACGAAAGTATTCAAGGTTGAGCAGGACGGGGTTCTTCTTGATACGTTAAAGGTCTATTTGACAGCAGGCGGCGAAGAACTGAAACAAAATGTGGATTATACCGCCGCGTTTGATTCGAACGGAAACGTAGTGATTTCTCCTATTTCTGGCGGACAAATAAGCCCTTCTCAAACATCATTATTTGTGTCGTACACTCACTTAGACCCATCTATGGTTACAAGCACAGACATCATCGGTGGGGTTGATGCGGTCACAGGAAAAGTTACAGGACTTGAATTGATCAATCGGGTTTTCCCTATGTTTCGATTAGTTCCAGGTCTTATCCTAGCGCCTGGTTGGAGCAGTGATCCGGTAGTTGCAGCTGTAATGAAAGCGAAAACCTACAATATTAATGGTTTATTTAAAGCAATGGCATTAACGGATTTAGATTGTAAAGAAAATGGAGCAGATTTATATTCTGAAGCCCCTTCGTGGAAGGATAACAACAACTACAATGATCCTAATACGTTGGTCTTTTGGCCAAAAGTTCGATTAGGAGAAGAAGTTTATCATTTATCCACTCAAGCAGCTGGTGTTATTTGCAAAACAGATGCCGAAAATGATGACATTCCATATGTCAGCCCATCCAATAAAAACCTTCAAACAAATGGCATTCTTGTGGATGATGGAGAAGAGGTAATTTTAGGACCTGAACAAGCAGCCTATTTAAACGGTCAAGGGATTGTTACGGCTCTAAATTTCATCGGAGGTTGGAAACTATGGGGAAATAGGACATCAGCTTATCCTTCAGTAACTGATGTGAAAGATTCCTTCATTCCTGTTCGCCGAATGTTTAACTGGATAACAAATACTGTGATTCTAACCTATTGGAAAAATGTAGATAATCCAACAAATCGAAGATTAATAGATGCTGTAGTTGATGGCTTGAACATTTGGTTGAATGGACTAACTACACGGGGAGCATTACTTGGTGGACGCGTTGCATTTCATCAAGAAGAGAACCCTACAACGGATTTATTAAACGGAATTGTTCGCTTTCATATTTACATTGCTGCACCGACTCCAGCGGAAGATATTGATTTTGTAGTAGAGTTCGATGTGAACTACTTAAATACTTTATTTGAATAG
- a CDS encoding baseplate assembly protein: MNRFNLPDINFLEKSPEDIERDILFHIEEKTGIKLSNADPRRKFIQGLVLYIVQERNNLDYALKQNLLAYAEDEFLDHKGEEVGTPRLGDKAAVTTMEFILEEGRVDVLVIPKGTRFLVGENTFFSTDETVVVPVGQHSIQVPATCLETGEVGNGYLPGEITNLVDPIPWVKEVRNITVSSGGVEVEEDDPYAERIRIAPESFSVAGPEGAYEYWAKTASQQIVDVVVLNPSDGTVDIRVLLQDGELPSQELLDEVLAVCSDKKVRPLTDKVTVNAPEVVFYDVDVQYWILQSNASVLSTIQEKINQAFQDYLKWQKEKMGRDVDLSELITRLKSAGAYRVIVNSPMYQEIEKHQVAKENVVNFSFGGLTDE; the protein is encoded by the coding sequence ATGAATCGATTTAATTTGCCGGATATAAATTTTTTAGAAAAGTCACCTGAAGACATTGAACGAGATATCCTTTTTCATATAGAGGAAAAGACGGGCATTAAGCTGTCTAATGCTGATCCTCGCCGAAAATTCATACAGGGGCTTGTTCTATATATAGTCCAAGAACGTAATAATTTGGATTATGCTTTAAAGCAAAATTTACTGGCTTATGCTGAAGATGAATTTTTAGACCATAAGGGTGAAGAGGTTGGTACACCACGATTAGGTGATAAAGCAGCCGTAACGACAATGGAATTTATATTAGAGGAAGGACGTGTTGACGTTTTGGTTATTCCAAAAGGAACACGCTTTTTAGTTGGAGAAAATACTTTCTTTTCTACAGACGAAACTGTCGTCGTTCCTGTCGGGCAACACTCTATTCAGGTTCCAGCAACTTGTTTAGAAACTGGAGAAGTAGGTAATGGCTATCTACCTGGAGAAATTACCAACCTTGTTGACCCTATTCCATGGGTGAAAGAGGTAAGAAACATCACAGTAAGCAGTGGTGGAGTAGAGGTAGAGGAAGATGATCCATATGCGGAACGAATTCGGATTGCTCCAGAGTCTTTTTCAGTCGCAGGTCCAGAAGGTGCTTATGAGTATTGGGCAAAAACAGCGAGTCAGCAAATAGTCGATGTGGTTGTATTAAATCCTTCTGATGGAACAGTTGATATCCGTGTTCTTTTGCAGGACGGAGAGCTTCCTTCACAAGAGCTTTTAGATGAAGTTCTAGCTGTTTGTTCTGATAAAAAAGTAAGACCATTAACAGATAAAGTGACTGTCAATGCACCAGAAGTTGTCTTTTATGATGTAGACGTTCAATATTGGATTTTACAATCGAATGCTAGTGTTTTAAGTACTATCCAAGAAAAGATCAATCAAGCATTTCAAGATTATTTGAAATGGCAAAAAGAAAAAATGGGTCGCGATGTTGATTTATCCGAACTTATAACGCGATTGAAAAGTGCAGGAGCCTACCGAGTTATTGTCAATTCACCAATGTATCAAGAAATCGAAAAGCACCAGGTTGCAAAAGAGAATGTGGTCAATTTTTCATTTGGAGGTTTAACAGATGAATAG
- a CDS encoding phage tail tape measure protein: MARKQFEVVFGIAGRVASSFRSSFGTAASQVERLKNKATELKSSLRSLEERYKNGAISVDQYRNAQARLAEQLNRVKTAQDRLAQSQRQYRELQSSLADTRSQAVDTVALSTPLVLATKAAMDFEQSMLGVAKQVEGARDSSGKLTKVYYDMREEIFKMGREMGVPNAELAQLMAFSAKMGVPREELVLFTKEVAKLGEAFEMAPEEIGTSMGKLANIFKIPYKEIGELGDVINYLDDKTLASGRGIIDVMMRAGGQAKDVHLTEKQLAALASTFLSLGKSEEVAGTAAVALMRELALAEEQPERYSKALKKLGLTTKQVTKGMAKDAQGTILDVLDRINKLSPEEKTAVTVGIFGKEYGDDIATLANGIKEYRKQLKLVNDEAAKGSSDREFNARNKTSYAELQKLKNTANEFAVNVGDTVLPTLNDMFKVLSDLSKSAAEFAKEHPNVTKVLVGSAAGLLAIRMGWLGVKFAIDSVKLSVAGVTKFANKLKGNSAAFNAQKAIKATKGNNPVAGGATPNTKVSKAPVVSKTPAQNLAKGGITSKIPKLDNVGKASKVLGTAGKVLNRAALPLTVAAEAYNIYKAKDKMKATVQAGTGIAGGLGGAKLGAAIGTAIAPGIGTAVGGVLGGLVGYAAGRWLGGKGVDAVRSSNTAKAAAQANINSPNINTTAISKATQAMVSNINLASRNFSLLTQYSGMASGQIAGTSLELSNNIKKASGNFSLLAMYTGQASGWVASLSGIQTAGQRVIAALNNLEERINSIQLPGPKSKRVSFNG, from the coding sequence ATGGCTAGAAAGCAATTCGAAGTAGTTTTTGGCATTGCTGGAAGAGTTGCGAGCTCCTTCCGTTCTTCTTTTGGAACGGCTGCATCACAAGTAGAGCGATTAAAAAACAAAGCCACGGAATTAAAAAGTTCTTTAAGAAGTTTGGAAGAACGGTATAAGAACGGAGCGATTTCCGTTGACCAATATCGGAATGCCCAAGCACGTCTAGCAGAACAATTAAATAGGGTTAAAACGGCACAAGACCGTCTAGCGCAATCACAAAGGCAATATAGGGAACTACAATCAAGTCTTGCAGACACTCGTTCGCAAGCTGTAGATACTGTAGCACTATCTACCCCGTTGGTACTTGCCACAAAAGCAGCAATGGATTTTGAGCAATCCATGCTTGGAGTGGCAAAACAAGTGGAGGGGGCACGTGATAGCTCCGGTAAACTGACCAAAGTCTACTATGACATGCGGGAAGAAATCTTTAAAATGGGGCGAGAAATGGGCGTTCCAAATGCGGAGCTTGCTCAACTAATGGCTTTTTCAGCAAAGATGGGTGTACCGAGAGAGGAACTAGTTCTTTTTACAAAAGAAGTAGCTAAGCTTGGAGAAGCATTTGAAATGGCCCCAGAAGAGATTGGAACTTCGATGGGGAAACTAGCCAATATCTTTAAAATACCTTACAAGGAAATCGGAGAGCTCGGAGATGTCATTAACTATTTAGATGATAAGACACTAGCGAGTGGACGTGGCATTATTGACGTCATGATGCGCGCCGGTGGCCAAGCAAAAGATGTTCATTTAACCGAGAAACAATTAGCAGCCTTAGCGAGTACGTTTTTATCATTGGGTAAATCAGAAGAAGTTGCTGGTACAGCTGCCGTAGCGCTCATGCGTGAACTTGCATTAGCCGAAGAACAACCAGAACGATATAGTAAAGCTTTAAAAAAATTAGGCTTAACTACAAAACAAGTTACTAAAGGAATGGCTAAGGATGCGCAAGGTACTATTCTTGATGTATTAGATCGAATCAACAAACTTAGTCCAGAGGAAAAAACAGCTGTAACCGTAGGGATTTTCGGGAAAGAGTACGGCGATGACATTGCAACGCTAGCCAATGGGATAAAGGAATATAGAAAACAGTTAAAGCTTGTTAATGATGAAGCGGCAAAAGGCTCTTCTGACCGTGAATTTAATGCAAGGAATAAAACTTCATATGCAGAGCTTCAAAAGTTAAAGAATACAGCTAATGAATTTGCTGTAAACGTAGGTGATACAGTCCTCCCAACCTTAAATGATATGTTTAAGGTTCTTTCTGACTTATCGAAAAGTGCTGCAGAATTTGCTAAAGAGCATCCTAACGTAACAAAAGTTCTTGTCGGTTCTGCCGCAGGACTTCTTGCAATAAGAATGGGATGGCTTGGAGTGAAGTTTGCCATAGATAGTGTAAAGCTATCAGTAGCCGGAGTAACAAAATTTGCAAATAAACTAAAAGGAAACTCTGCGGCTTTTAATGCGCAAAAAGCGATAAAAGCGACTAAAGGGAATAATCCTGTAGCTGGGGGAGCTACTCCTAATACAAAGGTGTCTAAAGCGCCAGTAGTCTCTAAAACACCGGCACAAAATCTTGCAAAGGGCGGTATCACCTCAAAAATCCCTAAACTTGATAACGTAGGTAAGGCATCCAAAGTATTAGGTACGGCAGGTAAGGTGCTAAACAGAGCAGCTTTGCCATTAACTGTTGCTGCTGAAGCTTATAACATTTATAAAGCTAAAGATAAGATGAAAGCAACCGTTCAAGCGGGAACAGGGATCGCTGGTGGTTTAGGTGGAGCTAAACTCGGAGCTGCTATTGGTACTGCTATCGCTCCTGGTATCGGAACGGCTGTAGGTGGAGTACTTGGTGGTTTAGTAGGATACGCTGCAGGGCGTTGGTTAGGCGGGAAAGGCGTGGATGCGGTACGTAGCTCTAATACCGCAAAAGCGGCGGCACAAGCCAACATTAACAGTCCTAACATTAATACAACAGCTATATCTAAAGCCACACAGGCAATGGTTTCTAATATTAATCTAGCTTCTCGAAATTTCTCACTGCTTACCCAATATTCTGGCATGGCAAGCGGCCAGATAGCAGGGACGTCACTTGAATTGTCTAATAATATTAAGAAAGCATCCGGAAATTTTTCTCTTTTAGCTATGTATACAGGACAAGCAAGTGGATGGGTGGCCTCGCTTAGCGGTATTCAGACGGCTGGCCAACGCGTAATAGCAGCCTTGAACAATCTGGAAGAAAGAATCAATAGTATCCAATTGCCAGGACCAAAAAGTAAAAGGGTGAGTTTTAATGGCTAA
- a CDS encoding phage tail protein I: MNSLQDYSIVDLLPESLKKDPFIVALGEAVEKELKEAYREAESLSNFYDVDKLPEPLLDYLAYQKHVDFYEPDLTIEQKRELVKRSNFFHRQKGTPAAVEELIITLFGEGKVVEWFEYEGQPYRFKVVTNNRSVTQEKAEQFLQALNAVKNVRSVLERIELTQAEEMNLYFAGVVHVGDNLTIRQVF; encoded by the coding sequence ATGAATAGTTTACAAGATTATTCAATTGTTGACCTTCTTCCCGAAAGTTTAAAAAAGGATCCTTTCATCGTTGCTTTAGGTGAGGCGGTAGAAAAAGAGCTCAAAGAGGCATATCGGGAAGCTGAGTCTTTGTCCAATTTTTATGACGTAGATAAGCTTCCGGAACCACTTTTGGATTACTTAGCCTATCAGAAGCATGTTGATTTTTATGAACCTGATTTGACAATTGAACAAAAGAGAGAGCTTGTTAAGCGTTCAAACTTCTTTCATCGTCAAAAAGGAACTCCTGCGGCTGTAGAGGAGTTAATCATCACGCTATTCGGAGAAGGTAAAGTGGTGGAGTGGTTCGAGTATGAAGGGCAGCCCTATCGATTCAAGGTTGTAACTAATAATCGTTCCGTTACTCAAGAAAAGGCAGAGCAATTCTTACAGGCGCTTAATGCGGTAAAAAATGTACGCTCGGTTTTAGAAAGAATTGAGCTCACACAAGCAGAAGAAATGAATTTATATTTTGCTGGAGTAGTACACGTAGGCGACAATCTAACAATTAGGCAGGTGTTCTAA